The Calypte anna isolate BGI_N300 chromosome 20, bCalAnn1_v1.p, whole genome shotgun sequence genome includes a region encoding these proteins:
- the E2F1 gene encoding transcription factor E2F1 produces the protein MAVGGAAGLAALLGSASPHLLIVSAAEEPAGSGHTDTDLLLFATPQPARPGDVPRRPALGRPPVKRKLNLETDHQYIAESLPVGRGKARNPAKGAKSPGEKSRYETSLNLTTKRFLELLSQSPDGVVDLNWAAEVLKVQKRRIYDITNVLEGIQLITKKSKNNIQWLGSQATVGAPGRHRLLEKELRELQAAERQLDELIQTCTLQLRLLTEDPANQHAAYVTCQDLRSVVDPSEQMVMVIKAPPETQLQVSDPAEAFQFSVRSTQGPIDVFLCPEDSSGVCSPVKSPFKAPTENSPPGLSQPRASPLVHPTQDVNMSLLPGEQETLPSKCPAEEVNLSPLASMDALLDQSRDDFSGFLADEFINLLPPQTQDYHFGLEEGEGISELFDCDFGDFTPLDF, from the exons ATGGCGGTGGGCGGCGCGGCGGGGCTGGCGGCGCTGCTGGGCAGCGCTTCCCCGCATCTCCTCATCGTCTCCGCCGCCGAGGAGCCGGCAGGAAGTGGACACACTGATACCGACCTCCTGCTTTTTGCCACACCGCAGCCCGCCCGCCCTGGAGACGTGCCCAGACGGCCTGCGCTGGGGCGACCACCG GTGAAGAGGAAGCTGAACTTGGAGACGGATCACCAGTACATAGCAGAGAGCCTGCCGGTGGGCCGGGGCAAGGCCAGGAACCCCGCTAAAG GGGCAAAATCTCCTGGGGAGAAGTCCCGCTATGAAACCTCTCTGAACCTCACCACCAAGCGcttcctggagctgctgagccagTCACCCGATGGTGTGGTGGATCTCAACTGGGCAGCCGAGGTCCTGAAGGTGCAGAAGAGACGCATCTACGACATCACCAATGTCCTGGAGGGCATCCAGCTCATAACCAAGAAGTCCAAGAACAACATTCAGTGGCT GGGCAGCCAGGCCACCGTGGGGGCTCCAGGCCGGCACCggctgctggagaaggagctgcgggagctgcaggcagccgAGCGGCAGCTGGACGAGCTCATCCAGACCTGCACCCTGCAGCTGCGCCTGCTCACCGAGGACCCCGCCAACCAGCA CGCAGCCTATGTCACCTGCCAGGATCTCCGCAGCGTTGTGGACCCTTCAGAGCAAATGGTGATGGTCATCAAAGCTCCCCCAGAGACCCAGCTGCAGGTCTCAGACCCAGCAGAG GCTTTCCAGTTCTCGGTGAGAAGCACTCAGGGCCCCATCGATGTCTTCCTCTGCCCCGAGGACAGCTCAGGGGTCTGCAGCCCTGTCAAGAGCCCCTTCAAAGCCCCCACAGAGAACTCACCCCCCGGCCTTTCACAGCCCAGAGCCTCCCCACTCGTGCATCCCACCCAGGATGTGAACATGTCACTGCTGCCTGGAGAGCAAG AGACACTGCCCAGCAAGTGCCCAGCAGAGGAGGTGAACCTCTCACCACTGGCCTCCATGGATGCCCTTCTGGACCAGAGCAGGGatgatttttcaggtttcttGGCAGATGAGTTCATCAATTTGTTACCGCCGCAGACACAGGACTATCACTTTGGCCTGGAGGAGGGTGAAGGCATCAGTGAGCTCTTTGACTGTGACTTTGGGGATTTCACACCCTTGGACTTCTGA
- the PXMP4 gene encoding peroxisomal membrane protein 4: protein MGSLESQSARPVRSCLRKPLQCRQRGRGSAMAGGGERVRALLRAANALLQQRRYRAALAAIKGFRNGAVYGAKVRAPHALVMTFLFKSGSLREKLRSIFQATYTHSRNLAYFVFTYKGLMALQSQLQGKKIPFHSFFAACIGGWLVFGENNPINSQIIMYLLSRILFGLSRLAVQKGYIPQPKQDPFPLVAALIWGTVLWLFECHRHTLQPSLQSSMTYLYDDSDVWHDMSDFLIYNKRTDSK from the exons ATGGGCAGCCTGGAGAGCCAATCGGCGCGGCCTGTGCGGTCCTGCCTCCGGAAGCCTCTGCAGTGCCGGCAGCGGGGCCGCGGCAGCGCCATGGcgggcggcggggagcgggTCCGCGCTCTGCTCCGCGCTGCCAACGCCCTCCTGCAGCAGCGCCGGTACCGCGCCGCGCTCGCAGCCATCAAAGGCTTCCGCAACGGGGCCGT CTATGGAGCAAAAGTTCGTGCCCCACATGCCCTGGTGATGACTTTTCTGTTCAAGAGTGGAAG tttaagGGAGAAGCTGAGATCAATTTTCCAGGCCACGTACACTCACTCCCGGAACTTAGCCTATTTTGTGTTCACCTACAAGGGGCTGATGGCCCTGCAGTCCCagctacaggggaaaaaaattccatttcattctttctttgcaGCCTGCATTGGGGGCTGGCTGGTGTTTGGTGAGAACAACCCCATCAACAGCCAG ATCATCATGTACCTGCTCTCCCGGATCCTCTTCGGGCTGTCCCGGCTGGCGGTGCAGAAGGGATACATCCCCCAGCCAAAGCAGGATCCCTTCCCCCTCGTTGCTGCTCTGATCTGGGGCACAGTTCTCTGGCTCTTTGAGTGCCACAGGCACACTCTGCAGCCTTCTCTGCAGTCCTCCATGACCTACCTGTACGATGACAGTGATGTCTGGCACGACATGTCTGACTTCCTCATTTACAACAAAAGGACAGACAGCAAGTAG